One stretch of Nicotiana tabacum cultivar K326 chromosome 18, ASM71507v2, whole genome shotgun sequence DNA includes these proteins:
- the LOC107766031 gene encoding calmodulin-like protein 3: MLTLSILFLAFLFILGLITTLFNFPTKKFQSWIFSLSIKAQTPSSSPLFKNSTSTSPPLVEQKIMKRSTSNSHNKVELRSIFATFDKNNDGYITKQELKQSLNNIGIYMEDRDIVEMVEKVDSNKDGLIDLDEFYELCHSFLGIQGVIGSQENSGEMNQEEEANRERDLKDAFDVFDYDKDGLISEEELSKVLSSLGLNQGKKLEDCKEMIRKIDVDGDGMVNFDEFKKMMKLGGRLIPIS; this comes from the coding sequence ATGTTGACTCTAAGCATACTTTTCTTAGCATTTCTCTTCATTCTTGGTTTAATTACAACCCTTTTCAATTTCCCAACAAAAAAATTCCAATCTTGGATCTTTTCTCTTTCAATCAAAGCTCAAACTCCATCTTCATCTCCTCTTTTCAAGAACTCAACTTCAACTTCACCACCTTTGGTTGAACAAAAAATCATGAAAAGGAGTACTTCAAATAGCCATAACAAGGTTGAGTTAAGGAGTATATTTGCAACTTTTGACAAGAACAATGATGGTTACATAACAAAGCAAGAGCTAAAGCAATCACTCAACAATATTGGTATTTATATGGAGGATAGAGATATAGTTGAAATGGTGGAAAAAGTTGATTCAAATAAAGATGGTTTAATTGATCTTGATGAGTTTTATGAGCTTTGTCATTCATTCTTGGGAATACAAGGAGTAATTGGTAGTCAAGAAAATAGTGGAGAAATGAATCAAGAAGAGGAGGCAAATAGAGAGAGGGATCTTAAAGATgcatttgatgtatttgattatGATAAAGATGGATTAATATCAGAGGAAGAGTTGAGTAAAGTACTTTCATCTTTGGGATTGAATCAAGGGAAGAAATTGGAAGATTGTAAGGAAATGATAAGGAAAATTGATGTAGATGGTGATGGTATGGTTAATTTTGATGAATTCAAGAAGATGATGAAACTTGGTGGGAGGCTAATTCCAATTTCTTGA